One Phoenix dactylifera cultivar Barhee BC4 unplaced genomic scaffold, palm_55x_up_171113_PBpolish2nd_filt_p 000165F, whole genome shotgun sequence DNA segment encodes these proteins:
- the LOC120103985 gene encoding LOW QUALITY PROTEIN: CBL-interacting protein kinase 9-like (The sequence of the model RefSeq protein was modified relative to this genomic sequence to represent the inferred CDS: deleted 1 base in 1 codon), whose protein sequence is MSSAVVGARTRVGNYELGRTLGEGSFAKVKFARNVQNGDSVAIKILDKDQVLRHKMVELIKREISTMKLIKHPNVVQLYEVMASKTKIYIVLEFVDGGELFDKIVKHGRLKEDEARRYFQQLLNAVDYCHSRGVYHRDLKPENLLLDSYGNLKVSDFGLSAFAPQIREDGLLHTACGTPNYVAPEVLNDKGYDGTASDIWSCGVILFVLMAGYLPFDEPNLMALYKKICKADFSCPSWFSSGAKKLIKRILDPNPHTRITIPQILEDEWFAKGYKPPCFEQGEDVSLDDVDAVFNDSEEHHVTEKKEKPESMNAFALISRSQGFNLGNLFEKQMGLVKRETRFTSQCPPNEIMAKIEEAAKPLGFNVSKQNYKMKLKGDKTGRKGRLSVATEVFEVAPSLHVVELRKTGGDTLEFHKFYKSFSSGLKDVVWKSEAITEEIR, encoded by the exons ATGAGCAGCGCGGTGGTGGGGGCTCGGACGCGGGTGGGCAACTACGAGCTGGGGAGGACGCTGGGGGAGGGCAGCTTCGCCAAAGTAAAGTTCGCCCGCAATGTCCAGAACGGCGACAGCGTCGCCATCAAAATCCTCGACAAGGATCAGGTCCTCCGCCACAAGATGGTCGAACTG ATAAAAAGAGAAATTTCTACTATGAAGCTAATCAAGCATCCAAATGTTGTTCAGCTCTATGAG GTTATGGCCAGCAAGACAAAGATATATATTGTTCTCGAATTTGTTGATGGAGGCGAGCTCTTTGACAAAATT GTCAAGCATGGGAGGCTAAAAGAAGATGAAGCAAGGAGATATTTCCAACAACTGTTAAATGCTGTTGATTATTGTCATAGTAGAGGTGTATACCACAGAGACCTCAAG CCTGAAAATCTACTTCTGGATTCATATGGCAACCTTAAAGTTTCTGACTTTGGCTTGAGTGCATTTGCACCACAAATACGG GAGGATGGACTACTACATACTGCATGTGGAACTCCAAATTATGTTGCACCTGAG GTTCTCAatgataaaggttatgatgGTACTGCTTCTGATATATGGTCTTGTGGTGTAATACTGTTTGTCCTTATGGCTGGATACTTACCCTTCGACGAGCCAAACCTCATGGCTTTGTATAAGaaa ATCTGTAAGGCAGATTTTTCATGTCCATCATGGTTTTCTTCTGgtgcaaagaaattaattaaacgtATTCTAGACCCAAATCCTCATACT CGCATAACAATTCCACAAATTTTAGAAGATGAATGGTTTGCAAAAGGGTATAAGCCACCATGTTTTGAACAAGGGGAAGATGTGAGCCTTGATGATGTTGATGCTGTTTTCAATGATTCAGAG GAGCATCATGTaacagaaaagaaagagaaaccaGAGTCAATGAATGCATTTGCACTTATTTCAAGATCACAAGGTTTCAATTTGGGAAATTTGTTCGAAAAACAGATG GGTCTTGTTAAGCGGGAGACACGC TTTACTTCTCAGTGCCCTCCCAATGAGATAATGGCTAAAATAGAGGAAGCAGctaagcctttgggtttcaatGTGAGCAAACAGAACTACAAG ATGAAGTTAAAGGGAGACAAAACTGGAAGGAAGGGCCGTCTATCTGTAGCAACAGAGGT ttTTGAGGTAGCTCCTTCTCTCCACGTGGTTGAGCTGCGCAAAACTGGAGGTGACACATTGGAGTTTCACAAG TTCTATAAGAGCTTTTCCTCAGGACTAAAAGATGTTGTATGGAAGTCCGAAGCAATCACAGAAGAGATCAG GTAA